The genome window GTGCGGGAAAACACGTgtcaaaacaaacagcaacCGGTCCGAGTCCAAGACATTCATTTTTCAAGTTAGCCAAGCTAACTAATTAGCATCAATGCTAGCTAATCAGCATCACAGCTAACCAAGTAACGGCAATGTTCGCTGACTGGCATCATTGCTAACCAGTTAACATCAATACCCACTAATTAGCATCAATACAAGCTGATTAGCGTCAATGCTAGTTGGTGACTAGCATCAATGCTAACCTATTAACATCAAGGCTAACTGATTAGTCAATGCTAGCCTATTAGCATCATCACCAAACAAGTAACACCACTGCCAGCTGTTTAGTAACAATGGCGATTTAACGTCAATGCCAGTGGGTGAAGAGCATCAATGCTTAACTGATTAACATCAAGGCCTCAATGTTGGTTAATTAGCATAAATATGAGGCAATTACAGCAGCAATGCTAACTGACTAACATCAAGTCTTGCTGATTAGCATCAAAGCTAGTCAATTTGCCTCAATAGTAACCAGATAGCCTTAATGTTAGTTCATTAGCATCAATGTGAACCAGTGACAGGAGCAATGCTAGCTGATTAGCATCAATGCTAACTGATTAAGGTCTGCGAATTAGCCTCAAAGCTAACCTATTACCATCAATGCTAGCCGATTTGTATCAGTGATGGCCGATTAGCATCATTGCCAGCTGACTGATATCAACGCTGGCTGATTAGCAACAATGCTAATTGATTAACATCAATGTTAACGATTAGCATAAATGCTAACTGATTAGCCACAACACGAGCTTGACTTGCATCAACGCCAGCTGATGAGCATCAATGCTAACGAATTAGCTGACTCGCCTCTATGCTAAGCGCTTAACCACAGTGTCACTGAAACGACGACGGCCATCTTGTTGTAGCACCACATGTGTCGTCATTGAAATTCCAAGATGGACGACGGGGCGAGATGACGCAACAGGAAGTAGTTCCACATTCTCAAGtcgcttgtttttgtttgtcagttttgtgttgttttgatcGTGGCCAGCGACAACAGGAAGTGATGACGAACAGGAAGTGCTGACATTAACAATCATCAGCTAGATTGGCGGCGGAGCAAAATGGCGGCCGAAAGAAGCGAGGAGTTAAAAAAAGTGCTACACAAGGTTTGGCGCTCCTTCCTTCAATCCCTGTAACCTCCCTTCCCTCTATCCTTCTCCCTTCTTTCCTCGCTATCATCCTTCCTACCCTCCTTGcacccttccttccttctgtccTCTTTTGTTATTGCCGACCTTCAATCCTTCTTCCATCCTTCCTACCCTCTTATTCCCTCCTTCCTTCCCAGGAGAATAGGAGGGATAGTACTATCCCCTCCTTCCTTCGTTCCTTGCCTCCCTTCTTCCACTTTCCTTCCTTCTCTCCTATCCTCCTTTCACCCTTCCTACCCTCCTTTAGTCCTTCCTTCCTATCCTCTTTGCACCCAGCCTTCCTTCATTCCCTCCCTATCTTTTGAGTCTGACTTTCATCCTTCCTACCCTCTccctccttctttccttccttccctcgTGTTCTAATTTCATTCTTCCAATTCAATTCTTCCaactttccttccttccctcccagCACCGTTCCTTCTTCCCTTCCTTTCTCACTTCCTGCCCGGCGACACAGTAGAGTCGGAAAGCACAGTAACCCGGTCTCCGGTCTGGGCCGGTCCCCTCTAGTCCTCCTTCCTCTCAGCCTGGATGCCGTTCGTGTAGACGGGAAACGGCAGCGTGGAGAAAATGGCGTCGGCCGTGGTGAACACGTTGGCGGCGGCCGTGGGCATCTGGGCCGCCAGGGCGCCCGTGCCTCCGGAGGGCACCGGGGAGCCCCCAAAAGGTCCcgtggtggcggcggcggcggacaTGTTGAGACGGTGCACGTGGTGGTACAGCATCTCCATGGGCGTCTTGGGGTCCAGGCCGAAACCCGGAGCGTCCGCAAAGTTCACCGAGGCGTTAGGCAGCAGGCTCCCCGGTGCCATGGCTAGCGTGACGTCCGCGGGGGCGTAGCGGATGGTCCCGGTGGTGTACATGCGGGGCGGCGTGCTACCGGTGGGCGCCGGGGTGCCTGCGACGCGGTGAACCAGCGGGAGCACCACGTTGCCCGACTGCAAGCGCTGCAGTGCCTCCAGGTCGCGCGAGCACAGCAGCGacgaggaggatgaggaagaggaggaagtggTGGTGGGGGTACCCTGCTGCTTGTCCCGGGGGGACGCCGAGAGAGGCGGCGACAGGGGATCCGCGGGCGCTAAGCCGGACGGGGTCGAGCTTCCGTTGTAAGGAGGCTTCCTGGCTCCGGCCCCGCCCTCGGTAGCGGGTGGTGTCAGGACGGCGTCGGGGATGGGAACCTGGAGGGAGCCGCCCTGCTTGAGGGGGGCCGGGGTGGCGGGCTTGGCCGTCGTCATGCTGTACGGGGACTCGTTGCGGGAAATCTCGCGGTTAGGCGGAAAGTTCCAGATGCTGCTGTCGTTGTCGAAGTTGATGGGCTCCGACATTTCCGTCTTGATCTTCAGGACCGAAGATAGCGTGCCGCCGCCCGGGGAGCCGGCGGCGAGGAGGTGCGAGGGATTGGGGTCGGCGGCCTGGGCGGCATCCAGCAGCGGGGTGCCGTCGGTCGCGGCCGGGCTGGTTGTCGTGGAGGAGAGACGCAACTTCCTGCTTCGCGTCCTGTCCCACTTCTGCACTTTCCGCCTCTTCCGCTGCTGGAGTTTCTCCATGCCGCCGCCCACCATGGCGCCCCCATCTTCTTCATcatgctcctcctcctcctcctctgacgAAGACGACTGTGAGGGCTGAACATCCTCCTCCGCCTCGCCATAATGCTCCACTTTGATGTGAAGGCCGCCCAGGACGCCACCCATCCCGGCCCCTCCGGAGTCCTCGGGCTCGTCCGGTTCTGCGTCGGAAGCGTCCAGGCTGTCGTTGCTATCTGGACTGTCAGCGTTGCTGGATGTGTCACGCTCCTCCGGCCGCTTCGCTTCCTGCTCGGACgagcactgcgattggctgcggCGCTGCTGCTGCCGCCGGGTCTGCGCCTGCGCGTCCTCGCTGCGCTCTGGTTGGTTGAGCTTACCCGCCGCCTTCTCGTTGtctggagaggaaaaaaaaaaaaaaaaaaaaaaacaaaaccttacGTTATGTCCGGGTCCTTGAGACACACACTTCCTGTTCGTGGCGAGTAGAACTTACCAGTTTTCTCTTTGGACGCGCAGTCCGAGTCCGAGGATTCGGAGGTTTCTGAATTCTTTTCCGGAAGGCTCGGCATTTGGCCCAGGTCGATGGGCGTGTCCTTGTATTCGTGGTTACTGTGGACACATGCAAACGTGGCATGAGTGACGCAAATATACAAGAAATTCACACACATCAACATGAGAACAAGACTAAATCTTCCACATGATTACAAATGGGGAGTTGGGCAACTGTCGGTCAAGGATGACCGTGGTTCAGGTCCCAGTCACGTGCTCTCCTGGACACCGTGGCCTGTGGTTGAACGGGCACCGCGCAAATGGCGGTCTCTGTCACACAAGTCACACTtgtggattgtctgtgtgttcGGAATGTCGCGGTGTTGTTTTTGACAGGTCCGCTTGTCTTCTGCGTTGGTCAGTGTCTCGTCTCGTGACGTCAGTTGTTTAGTCATGCGAGTCCTTCTTCACCCAGAACGGTCAGCCGCAAGATCCTCACCGTCGATCTCAACGGGCTTCGCGTGCCTCTCGCGCAACTGAGGGCggcggttttttttttgtcgccaTGTGGGAGTTCCCCATCCGGGATATCTTTGGAAATCCTTCCATTCCCCAGCTTGTCCTTCCACAATATGCCAGGATGCGGCAGATCCACCTCAAGTGGAAAGTAATCAGTCGCCTCTCTCGCTTGGCATATGTCGTCTACGTCCAGCTCGCCTGTGCGTCCGACGCAAATGTTAGAGACCGGCATCTTTGTTTTGCAGCGGTGAGCTGCCTGTTGAACTTTGCCAGTTTGAAGGTTCTTTTCGTTTGTGGCTCACTCGGCTGCAAAAATCCGTCTTCAAAGCGGTCACGAAATGTAGACGTTTTCTTCCCCCAAGCGGTCAAGGCACGGCGCTACGCAGCTCCTCCCACTTCTGTGTTGCCGACTCTCTGGACTGCAAGTTACCGGTTGCCCGTTTTAAAGGTGGCAGCAAATTGCTCCAGGAGTTGTCCCAACCACGTCGTACGGAGGGGGGCCCAATTTCCTTGCGGTCTGGAACGGTGGAATCTCTTTAGCTGCAATCAAGTCTTGAGAATAGTTTGTGTTGCAGGAACGGGTGGGTGAGTAGCGTGTTCTTGAGTGCGGTGCGCCTGGTCTGGATCAGGTCCAGCCGGTGCCTGTGCTTCGAGCGGGAATGTCGGccatttttattccattttcccGAGAGCCGTGATCAGCGTGGACGCAGGAGGATTCGTTGCTAAATGCCGGATACGTTTCCAACTCTGGTTGAGAACTCCAGTGGATACGCGCCGACGAAAGGAAGGGGGCCTTCGGTGGTGCCGAGACAAAGAGCGAGGAGTTGCGCAGAGCCGTTTCCTCCCGGTTCCACCTTTGTCTAACTCATGCCTCGCTCTTGCGGAATCTCTCTCTTTCAGCGTGCCCACTTCAGCCGGGCCGGTTTCCGGACGAGAGGCGATATCCACGTTTAGCCCGTTGAGCTCATCATTTTTCTCGGCTGTCTGTACTTCCTGGCCTCGTGACCGTCTTTGATGATCTCCGTCAGCATGCGACGGACACGACAAGTTCCCGGTTCTTACAGGTGGTGTATTTTGCGTTTGATTCCTTCTTCTGATCCATCACGCGGCCAACGGGAAAGCAGACTGTGGTGGGACAGCATCTTATTGGCCGGGGGCCGCCGATCTTGTCCGGCGGGATccaaaaatccttcccagcgtcgGGAGCGGCCCGTAAACCGCTGCTCCTCGTTTTGTATCCACGCCCGAGGGTACTCTCCAGTTGGAAGTCCAGTTCTAGGGGCAGGCTCGAAAATCAAAATgcagtgaaaacaaacaaaagtgtccATCTTGCAATATAATTCTGAAAAATCCAAACCAAATTCAAAGTTTGAAATCTTCTGATGCCATCAAACCTGAGCATGTAGTTGACCCAGATGACGTTCTTGTCGCTGGCGTTCTTGGCGTTGATGGCGATGGTGGCGCTGGACTGGATCCAAATGTAGCCGGCACTCCTCTGGATCCAGCGGTAGTAATTGGTCACGCACTGGCCTTTGCTCATCACTACacggcgcacgcacacacacacacacacacacacacacacacacattatgtgATCATCCTCATTGACAAATAGTCATCTAGTTTGGCTGTTGGGGGTGCGGACGAGCTGGAGTTTATCCCCAAGTGTCGTCTTGGTGCAGCGAGTAGGCTTGTCCACTAGATGGTGCTGCGACCCCACCCATCCCAGCTGCACTCAAGTGTCCAAATGAATCAACGGAATCATTTTGGCGAGGAGGCCGCAAAGACTCCGAGTGGAACATTTGGACGGAAAGCCAAAATCTCGCTTCGAGCGGACCCGGCGACGGCGGGAAGAATTCGCACGCGCTCGGTCGGAGAGAAACAAATGAGGTGACGACATCATGACGTCACCTCACCTTGACCTTGGgcgtgaggatgaggaggacggGAAgttaaggaggaagaggaaggtgaGTAAGAGAGGATGACGAGGAGTAGGGTGAGGTTTCCTAGCCGCCACAAACGCACACCcaaacaaccacacacacctgcattcatacacacacacagtgctaaCGCTAACGCTAAACGAGTGCACTTTGATCGTACCATTGAAGAAAAACTTCAGTGACCTTGACTCAAGGCCACCAGAGCGGTTGCCACGGCGATGCAGGAACCTCAAACCACGACTAACGAAGGCTCGGCGAGCGAAAGAGGAAATAACGGCGCAGACACATGAAAGAGGATCACTTCCTTTTTCAACGTCAAACGATGACCGCTTGCTGTCCCACCTGGGCCAATCAGAGCGCAGCACCACCAGGAAGTAAAAGACAAACGTTTGACGCCGATGTGTCCTTATCTCGCTACTCCATTGCTTATTTTCGCGTCGTCTGTTTTTGTGTAACCGTGTGTGCGTACTTGCGCGTGCATGAGTATGTGTGACATtgagtcagccaatcagagcgcaGCGCTACCAGGAAGTCAAAGACAAACTTTAGTGTTTGACATTGAGGTGACTTTGTGTTGGGTTGGGGCTGTGTATGACAGGCATttgatgtgcgtgtgtgtcgatGAAAGGCGGTGTGGGTCCGCAGAGACGATCTCCGCTAAAGCGCCTCCAGGCTTCAACGCCGAGCGCCGTGTCAAACTCTCGCTCGCCGTCTCTCCGTCCATCCGTCTCGCCGCCGCCTCCGCGTTCGTCTTTGTTCTAGCGACGTCCCTCGCGACCTCGTCGGCGACGCGGCCGTACGAGCGGGAATTATAGATCGGAGATACAACTGATGTCATCGCTGAGGATGAGGAAGGGCGAGGAAGATGCTG of Phycodurus eques isolate BA_2022a chromosome 4, UOR_Pequ_1.1, whole genome shotgun sequence contains these proteins:
- the LOC133401892 gene encoding neuronal PAS domain-containing protein 3 yields the protein MIRIFPDFSVQVSASATGGGMVSGAANGSPQSAHGLPGYQQSDPYWERPANAGNCSAARPKTLHLAGGQQHTSSPWLQALRKEKSRDAARSRRGKENFEFYELAKMLPLPGAITSQLDKASIIRLTISYLKMRDFANQGDPPWNLRMEGPPPNTSVKAIGNQRRRTPSTLASDIFEPHLGSHILQSLDAFVFALNKEGRFLYISETVSIYLGLSQVELTGSSVFDYVHPGDHAEMAEQLGTKLPPGRGPSLCAGAANEDAASSASSASRPETPEPAESSSPSGLCPDGCLERSFFIRMKSTLTKRGVHIKSSGYKVIHVTGRLRIRMTLTHSRSVPNQVMGMVVVAHALPPPTVNEVRIDCQMFVTRVNMDLKFVYCENRISDYMDMSAADVVGKRCYQLIHAEDAEAIRQSHVELMSKGQCVTNYYRWIQRSAGYIWIQSSATIAINAKNASDKNVIWVNYMLSNHEYKDTPIDLGQMPSLPEKNSETSESSDSDCASKEKTDNEKAAGKLNQPERSEDAQAQTRRQQQRRSQSQCSSEQEAKRPEERDTSSNADSPDSNDSLDASDAEPDEPEDSGGAGMGGVLGGLHIKVEHYGEAEEDVQPSQSSSSEEEEEEHDEEDGGAMVGGGMEKLQQRKRRKVQKWDRTRSRKLRLSSTTTSPAATDGTPLLDAAQAADPNPSHLLAAGSPGGGTLSSVLKIKTEMSEPINFDNDSSIWNFPPNREISRNESPYSMTTAKPATPAPLKQGGSLQVPIPDAVLTPPATEGGAGARKPPYNGSSTPSGLAPADPLSPPLSASPRDKQQGTPTTTSSSSSSSSSLLCSRDLEALQRLQSGNVVLPLVHRVAGTPAPTGSTPPRMYTTGTIRYAPADVTLAMAPGSLLPNASVNFADAPGFGLDPKTPMEMLYHHVHRLNMSAAAATTGPFGGSPVPSGGTGALAAQMPTAAANVFTTADAIFSTLPFPVYTNGIQAERKED